GGAAACAGGCAGGGGCTCTCCGTCAGCCGGGAAACAGACTGCCAcagtcttctttttgtgcTCCAGCACTCTGAAGTAGAAGATGTTTTTCCTGTTGTATTTCGCTTGGGTCATTGTATCGTAATGGAGAGCCGAACGGGTTCTCCACAGGCATATATATACTCCTCCACATCAGGTGTACATCTGCATGGTTGGGGCTGAAACTAAAGAGGGGTAGCAAAGGCGGATGAGAATGAGATGCCGGatggttggtggtgataCCAGATGGATTGTTATGATACTAGATGGATCGTTATCATACAAGGTGGTCCTTTATGAGCCACTTTGAAGAGCAGACATCTGGTTTGTGGGTGGTTGACAAGATTCTTTTTCTAGCCTGGTTGTTCTCCACACCAGAACAGCCCCAAATGCACGTGAACAGCCCCAAGAGTCCAGGAATGGGGAAACAACATGCCAATTGTTCATTTCGTTGGGTAAATCAACCAGAATTGATTCTCTAGTTGCTGCTATTGACCCAACTTCTTGCCAGAACATCGCCAGATGAAGACCCAAAAGCTGAGACATCCGAAGATACCATCAACGACACAGTTCCGGGCTGACTCCTCCGATGGGTTGTTGGCCAGAGCAAATTCCCACATGAGTCTTGTTAATACTCACTGAACACCTCCCCTTTGGCTCTTTTTGGCTCTTTTTGGCTCTTTTTGGCTTCCTTTGGCTCCCCTTGGCTTCTAGAGAGCAATACCTTTCGAATATGGTGCTTTGCGGTTCAAACATCAGACCCGAATCGAGAACATCTCTTGGACtgaacaacaacaatacCGGTTGTtacacaacaacaaggagttGAATCTGTATCTGAAATCCAAGATCAACTCTCAGTATTGGTAAGCCATGAGATAATCTATGGAACGACAGATTATGCTCCCTCGTCAAGGCGTCCATATCCTGCTCTTACATATAACAGAAGCATTCCCACGTTCTCATTCCCCATTCCTACTATGGATCTTTCAGAGTTCGACCGCTTCCTATCTCCCGAGGGAGAAATCCTGCTCCACCCTGAGGAGCTCGTTGAtgctcttctttctttGTTTCTGAGCAACGCCAATCTCAACATCACAGTCAAAGTGGAGTCCCTTCAGTTCCCGGGGCGTTTCCATCATCTCACTTTCAAGCGACTCTATCAGTCTTCCGAGTCTCCTCCGCTAGAAATGACCATGTCGCAGCGTCTGGGGGAGCAGCGAGACGAAATGATGGATTCTATCGAGGCAGAATGGGATCATCTGAGTGACTTGGACTCAGACACGGAGGTGTTCTATCCAGATGCTTTTGAAATCGTTCGTCGTAATCCGTTCGTTATCACTGAGGGAtttccaacaacaaccgaGGGAGCGTCCTTTGATGAATTTTGAGAGACGTGATCTCTATGATGGTTCATTGGTAAGGTCAAAGGAGAAAGGGAGTTGTGTATAAACTGGCAGATAGTTGCAAGAACTAAATATGACCCTATTTATGTGTGTTACTATAGTGCTTACGAATATCCCGATCCCAGATTCTCTTCAACTATCCCCAATGTGCATGCTAGACACTCCTGTCAATGGCATAAACGTGGCGATGCGGTTGATTACTAAGACAAAAAGAGTAGACCATACCAAACAATACAAAACTCGAAACTACCAACCGCGCCGCCAATACGACTAGTCACGTGGCTGAGACTAAGTCACCCACGCTTCGACTTGATCAGCAGCTCCCAAACTCCTCAAGCTGTCCTGACTGCAGCTCATCTCGACCCACCAATAAACTTTGACTACGCATCTTTCAACATTGAAATTTCACTCGGATACAAGCAACACAATCATGTCACAGGGACTGACGGCTTACCGAAACGTTTTGCGAGCGGCCAACCTGGCGTTCAAGAGTGAGTACAGTTGCGGCAACAACGACTGCCAAGGGAAACCCGTGCCCCGACAGACCCTAACCCAGATGATCACTTTGTGCTAGGacaggccaaggccaacatTCGAAAGGGCTTTGAGGACGGCCGAAAGCTGGATcccaaggacgaggacgtCAAGGTGCGTCTGGAGCATATCAACGGCGTGGCCTACGTGCTGCGAACACAGGTGGtccagggccagaagcACAACCCTGATGAGGAGAAGTACCAGCTCAATCTGCACAAGGACTCCGAGATGGGAGACAATGAGTCCATCAAGAGCCCTCCTCCCATGCCcaccaagggcaagaagggcaagaaggtcaagTGCTGCTCCGAGTAGATATGTATATAGTTGTATGATGTGAGTTGAGAGTAGAGAGAGTTGAGTGTGTTGTAGGCTTGTGGATCCGAGTTGTAGATGGAATCATCTGGAGCTGTGGGAACCTTGATAGTTGAGTTGATCATTCTACGTTGTATTGTAGTTGAGCATACATGCTGATAGTCAAAGGATAGAGGAGTATCACAGCAATAGTTGAGTATGGTACGAACTGGCTTCCTGTTCTGTACCTGCATCTACAGAACTTGTCTTGATTGTTATCATGGCAGTGGCTTCACTAGGTAACATTATTCTCTACTTCGTCGTACTAACCTTTCCGTATCTCTACACATGGGCATGCCTACATCCTCAAACAAAGTATAATACATTATCAATCTCCTCAttttcatcttctctcaTTACTCCCCTTGGTCATCCTCGTGGTCGTTCCCAttacttcttcttcaagaacCCTTTatccttctttttgtccttcttgggcatgtacttgtccttgtAGATCCAATGATTGCCCACAATGACCACGCCCCGATCCTCCGCCTGTCTGTACAGCTCCGCCGCCCGATGCAAATTTTTCTTACGACCGTTGCCTCCATTCTTCATCCAAATGTTGGCCGCCTCACACAGCGCGTCTCCGTCTCCAAGTGTGCCAGCCAACTCGAAGTACTGCAATGCCGAATCCTCGTCCTTGCCGGCGCCCCACGAATGCAAATAGCTCATCCCCAGCTCGTACAAAGCCAGCCCCACCCGTGACTTCTTCACGTTGGACGTACCCGAGCCTCCTGTGACAGTATCTGCCTTGCCTAGAGTCTTGAGCAGATCTGCCGTCGACGAACGGTTGCCCTTGTCGTTACCGGCATCGAAAAAAATGTTGGTTGCCCGCTTGAGCCACTTGAcggcctcctcggggtTCTGTCGCAGGCCCCATCCGTGTCGTAGAGCTAGACCATACAGTAGCATGGCAGTCGGCTCTCCCATATTGGCAGCCGTCTGGAACTGGTACGCACTCTCACGCAGCTTGCCATGCTCGTGGAAAGTGATTCCAGCGGAAAGATGCTCGTCTGCGGTGGCCGAGTtggaaggaagaggaaTGGTAGCTGAAGAAGCATttccaacacctccaaccGGGCCCCCTG
The Yarrowia lipolytica chromosome 1A, complete sequence genome window above contains:
- a CDS encoding uncharacterized protein (Compare to YALI0A07777g, no similarity), with the protein product MDLSEFDRFLSPEGEILLHPEELVDALLSLFLSNANLNITVKVESLQFPGRFHHLTFKRLYQSSESPPLEMTMSQRLGEQRDEMMDSIEAEWDHLSDLDSDTEVFYPDAFEIVRRNPFVITEGFPTTTEGASFDEF
- a CDS encoding uncharacterized protein (Compare to YALI0A07799g, similar to Saccharomyces cerevisiae YDR493W; ancestral locus Anc_3.89, similar to uniprot|Q9P3Q9 Neurospora crassa Conserved hypothetical protein), which produces MSQGLTAYRNVLRAANLAFKNDHFVLGQAKANIRKGFEDGRKLDPKDEDVKVRLEHINGVAYVLRTQVVQGQKHNPDEEKYQLNLHKDSEMGDNESIKSPPPMPTKGKKGKKVKCCSE